Proteins found in one Mangifera indica cultivar Alphonso chromosome 15, CATAS_Mindica_2.1, whole genome shotgun sequence genomic segment:
- the LOC123197652 gene encoding plasmodesmata-located protein 7-like, with protein sequence MATTRRASFLLFFLLSLLSLSILSSSYSTDSFVFGGCTQQKYTPDSPYEFNVDSLLTSLVNSATYSSYNNFTILGSSQQDVVYGLYQCRGDLSMPECATCVARAVTQVGELCKQMCGGALQLQGCYVKYDNTTFLGVEDKTVVLKKCGPSVGYEPEAMGRRDAVMASLASASGPYRAGGSGEVQGVAQCVGDLSLGQCQDCVSAAIGRLKNDCGTADYGDMFLGKCYARYSTGKAHSAFKAFGDKHSNEGEKTFAIIIGLLAGVALFIIFLTFVRKLFGEHGK encoded by the exons ATGGCAACAACAAGAAGGGCaagttttcttctcttctttcttctgtCTCTCTTATCTCTCTCCATTCTTTCATCTTCCTATTCCACGGATTCCTTCGTTTTCGGAGGCTGCACTCAGCAAAAGTACACTCCTGACTCACCCTACGAGTTCAACGTCGATTCACTCCTCACTTCCCTTGTCAACTCAGCCACCTACTCCTCCTACAACAACTTCACCATCCTCGGCTCCAGCCAGCAGGACGTCGTGTACGGCCTCTACCAGTGCCGTGGCGACCTCTCCATGCCCGAATGCGCCACCTGCGTGGCACGTGCTGTGACTCAAGTGGGCGAGTTGTGCAAGCAAATGTGCGGTGGAGCACTTCAACTGCAGGGGTGTTATGTCAAGTACGATAATACGACGTTCTTGGGGGTGGAGGATAAGACTGTGGTGCTGAAGAAATGTGGGCCGTCCGTTGGGTATGAACCGGAGGCTATGGGCCGTAGAGATGCGGTGATGGCGAGCCTGGCTAGTGCTAGTGGGCCGTATAGAGCTGGTGGGTCAGGGGAGGTCCAGGGTGTGGCGCAGTGTGTAGGGGATTTGAGTTTGGGTCAATGTCAAGATTGTGTGTCGGCGGCGATCGGACGGCTGAAAAATGATTGTGGTACGGCGGATTACGGTGATATGTTTCTGGGCAAGTGTTATGCCAGGTACTCTACAGGAAAAGCCCATTCAGCCTTCAAGGCCTTCGGTG ATAAACATAGCAACGAGGGAGAGAAGACGTTTGCGATTATAATTGGATTGTTAGCAGGGGTAGCTCTATTCATAATATTTCTTACTTTCGTAAGAAAGTTGTTTGGGGAACATG gtaaataa